A window of Gloeocapsopsis sp. IPPAS B-1203 contains these coding sequences:
- a CDS encoding HhoA/HhoB/HtrA family serine endopeptidase: protein MSTIRRNIELHSTNIHKKHYHKDTIHRKVNIQTLLQRQTVGYLLTLLAGIGLASLSGCAQRGNITQTEQPTAQPTPQQPVNTTAAIAPTDPNFVVAAVQKVGPAVVRINAARTVSRQLPEELDDPILRRFFGIQPNPAQPRQRVVRGTGSGFIISDSGQILTNAHVVDGADRVSVTLKDGRTFEGEVVGQDIVTDVAVIQVQASDLPVVPIGNSEVLQPGEWVIAIGNPLGLDNTVTAGIISSTERSTSDIGVSDKRVDLIQTDTAINPGNSGGPLLNARGEVIGMNTAIISGAQGLGFAIPINTVQNISQQLIATGEVQHAYLGVQMATLTPEVRQQLEIESDGEIDVTAEEGILIIRVVPGSPAARAGLRAGDVVQTINNQPVKTTEDVQRLVAGSQVGSQMEIGVQRNGQSRQIAVRLENLPVQSES from the coding sequence ATGAGCACTATTCGCCGCAATATTGAACTACACTCTACAAATATTCATAAAAAACATTATCATAAAGATACGATTCATAGGAAAGTTAATATACAGACATTGTTGCAGCGGCAAACCGTAGGTTATCTTTTAACATTATTAGCTGGAATAGGACTAGCAAGTCTGAGTGGATGTGCGCAACGTGGTAACATAACGCAGACAGAACAACCAACTGCTCAACCAACTCCTCAACAACCTGTGAATACAACAGCGGCGATCGCACCGACAGACCCCAATTTTGTGGTTGCAGCCGTTCAAAAGGTAGGACCTGCAGTTGTCAGAATTAACGCAGCTAGAACGGTTTCGCGACAGTTACCCGAAGAACTTGACGACCCGATTTTACGTAGATTCTTTGGCATTCAACCGAACCCAGCACAGCCAAGACAGCGAGTTGTCCGCGGTACAGGTTCAGGATTTATTATTAGTGACTCAGGTCAAATTCTAACCAATGCTCACGTCGTCGATGGTGCTGATCGCGTCAGTGTCACGCTCAAAGATGGTCGTACGTTTGAAGGTGAAGTGGTAGGGCAAGATATTGTAACTGATGTCGCCGTTATTCAAGTTCAAGCAAGCGATTTACCTGTGGTTCCAATTGGTAACTCAGAAGTACTACAACCAGGTGAATGGGTGATTGCGATCGGCAATCCTTTGGGGCTAGATAATACTGTCACAGCAGGAATCATTAGTTCTACCGAACGCTCTACAAGTGACATTGGTGTTTCTGATAAGCGTGTTGATTTAATTCAAACTGATACAGCGATTAATCCAGGTAACTCTGGCGGTCCTTTACTCAATGCGCGTGGTGAAGTCATTGGGATGAATACAGCCATTATCAGCGGCGCTCAAGGGCTAGGATTTGCTATTCCTATCAACACAGTTCAAAATATTTCCCAACAACTGATTGCTACCGGAGAAGTACAGCACGCTTATCTAGGCGTACAAATGGCAACACTAACCCCAGAAGTGAGGCAACAACTGGAAATTGAATCTGATGGTGAAATTGATGTCACAGCAGAGGAGGGGATTTTGATTATTCGTGTTGTTCCTGGTTCTCCTGCTGCGCGCGCTGGATTGCGTGCTGGTGATGTCGTGCAAACAATTAACAATCAGCCTGTAAAAACAACCGAAGACGTACAACGCTTAGTTGCAGGTAGTCAGGTAGGTAGCCAAATGGAAATTGGTGTTCAACGCAATGGGCAATCTAGACAAATAGCCGTCAGACTTGAGAATCTTCCTGTGCAAAGTGAAAGTTAA
- the def gene encoding peptide deformylase gives MAEILEIVQLGHPILRTQAQYVENIQDQHIQNLVDDLMATVGQANGVGIAAPQVAESYRLFIVASRPNPRYPHAPTMEPTAMINPKILAHSTETAKGWEGCLSIPGIRGLVPRYQVIEVEYSDRNGKQQKQELTDFVARIFQHELDHLDGIVFLDRVDTTLDLVTEQEYQKRIIATQTHK, from the coding sequence ATGGCAGAAATTCTAGAAATTGTACAGCTTGGTCATCCCATACTCCGCACCCAAGCTCAATATGTTGAGAATATTCAAGATCAACATATCCAAAATCTCGTTGATGACTTAATGGCAACTGTTGGGCAAGCCAACGGTGTAGGAATAGCTGCACCGCAAGTTGCTGAGTCTTATCGCTTATTCATTGTTGCTTCTCGCCCTAATCCTCGGTATCCTCATGCTCCAACTATGGAACCGACCGCGATGATCAATCCCAAAATCTTAGCGCACTCGACGGAGACCGCGAAAGGGTGGGAAGGTTGTTTGAGTATTCCAGGAATTCGGGGGTTAGTACCGCGATATCAAGTCATTGAGGTGGAATATAGCGATCGCAACGGTAAGCAACAAAAGCAAGAGTTAACAGATTTTGTCGCCCGCATCTTTCAACACGAACTCGATCATCTCGATGGCATTGTCTTTTTAGATCGCGTGGATACTACTTTGGATCTTGTCACTGAGCAAGAGTATCAAAAGCGGATTATTGCTACTCAAACTCACAAGTAG
- a CDS encoding outer membrane beta-barrel protein, whose product MKQFLLCTSSALSIALSVSPVYAESQLPISDSTATLNTVSDLEQHHHSAEALELEAASLLPKPAGEPAIESHIATEIAFPLHVMSQADTSTSRPSQLTVSDRWQFSVEPYIFVPLRVQADATVAGRTASIDLGLGNILNFDRAFNAGIRLEAQKNRLGLILDGFYVSAQNSGNLGVTFPPNSLPGIGANIPIPVQTSADASLSIRQGLIDLAASYRVVDTTLGDSVATPKSFPRLVVAPSLGLRINILSQKLEVDDVRINDIPVSNIPLPISLPVNQDFRLNRTTVEPLIGVQIGLDLSERWTVDLRGDLSGFNLNADTNLTWNLLVGAQYQLSPNTSLQLSYRFNGFDFEDGSGLTRANLNLRQNGLLLGATFHF is encoded by the coding sequence ATGAAGCAATTTTTGTTATGTACTAGCAGCGCTTTGTCGATCGCGCTTTCAGTGTCACCTGTTTATGCAGAAAGCCAATTACCTATTTCTGACTCGACTGCTACGCTCAACACCGTGTCCGATCTGGAACAACATCATCATTCCGCAGAAGCTCTAGAATTAGAAGCTGCCAGCTTATTGCCTAAACCTGCTGGTGAACCGGCAATTGAGTCTCACATTGCTACAGAGATAGCCTTCCCACTTCATGTAATGAGCCAGGCGGATACTTCCACATCACGGCCTTCTCAACTCACAGTGAGCGATCGCTGGCAATTTTCAGTCGAACCTTATATCTTTGTTCCCTTGCGAGTTCAAGCTGATGCTACAGTTGCTGGACGAACTGCCTCGATTGATTTGGGCTTAGGAAACATTCTAAATTTTGATCGTGCGTTTAATGCTGGAATTCGGTTGGAAGCTCAAAAAAATCGATTGGGGCTTATTCTTGACGGGTTCTATGTTTCTGCACAGAACAGCGGAAATTTAGGAGTGACGTTTCCTCCGAACAGTTTGCCAGGTATCGGAGCAAATATCCCCATCCCAGTTCAAACAAGTGCCGATGCCAGCTTATCAATCCGCCAAGGGTTAATCGATTTGGCAGCGTCCTACCGCGTTGTCGATACAACGCTAGGCGATTCAGTAGCAACACCAAAATCCTTTCCTCGCCTAGTTGTTGCTCCGAGTCTGGGACTCCGAATTAATATTTTGAGTCAAAAGCTTGAGGTAGATGACGTTCGCATCAACGATATTCCTGTCAGCAATATTCCGCTGCCAATTTCGCTTCCGGTGAACCAAGACTTTCGCCTAAATAGAACGACGGTTGAACCACTGATTGGCGTACAGATTGGATTAGATCTATCTGAACGCTGGACAGTTGATCTTCGAGGTGATCTGTCTGGGTTTAATCTCAATGCCGATACAAATTTGACCTGGAATCTGCTAGTCGGTGCGCAATATCAGCTATCTCCAAATACATCATTGCAACTTAGCTATCGCTTTAATGGTTTTGATTTCGAGGATGGATCGGGTCTGACGCGAGCCAACTTAAATTTACGTCAGAATGGGCTGTTACTCGGTGCAACATTCCACTTCTAA